A genomic stretch from Rhodomicrobium vannielii ATCC 17100 includes:
- a CDS encoding cupredoxin domain-containing protein has protein sequence MKHRIKVVFAALSLAGAPQLALADEPVFEIEMKDGVITPPRLEVPANTRFKIVIKNSGTVPAEFESYDLRKEEVVPAGGTGRMIIRRLDPGEYKFFDEFQPDAPPMVLVAK, from the coding sequence ATGAAGCATCGGATCAAAGTCGTTTTCGCGGCGCTTTCTCTGGCAGGCGCGCCGCAACTCGCTCTCGCGGACGAGCCTGTGTTCGAAATCGAGATGAAGGACGGTGTCATTACGCCGCCGCGGCTCGAAGTACCTGCGAATACGCGGTTCAAGATCGTCATCAAGAATAGCGGCACCGTTCCAGCCGAGTTCGAAAGCTACGACCTCCGCAAGGAGGAAGTCGTCCCGGCAGGCGGCACCGGCCGGATGATCATCCGTCGCCTCGATCCGGGCGAGTACAAGTTCTTCGATGAGTTTCAGCCTGACGCTCCGCCGATGGTGCTCGTCGCCAAGTGA
- the hisF gene encoding imidazole glycerol phosphate synthase subunit HisF, producing the protein MLKVRIIPCLDVKDGRVVKGVNFVDLRDAGDPVEAAAAYDEAGADELCFLDITASHEKRGTILDVVARTAERCFMPLTVGGGVRTLDDVRTLLRAGADKVSINTAAVTNRAFVGEAAEKFGNQCIVVAIDAKRVDDEGDGRGAHWEIFTHGGRNRTGIDAIDFAKDVVALGAGEILLTSMDRDGTRSGFDLALTRAISDAVQVPVIASGGVGNLDHLVEGIRDGGATAVLAASIFHFGDYTIGEAKRYMAAAGLPVRLDAAA; encoded by the coding sequence ATGCTGAAAGTTCGCATCATTCCCTGCCTCGACGTGAAGGACGGCCGCGTCGTCAAAGGCGTCAACTTCGTCGATCTGCGCGATGCGGGCGACCCCGTCGAGGCCGCCGCAGCCTATGACGAAGCGGGCGCGGACGAGCTTTGCTTCCTCGACATCACCGCGAGCCATGAGAAGCGCGGCACCATTCTCGACGTGGTGGCGCGCACGGCCGAGCGGTGCTTCATGCCGCTGACGGTCGGCGGAGGCGTGCGCACGCTCGACGATGTGCGCACGCTGTTGCGCGCGGGCGCTGACAAGGTGTCGATCAACACGGCGGCGGTCACGAACCGCGCGTTCGTAGGCGAGGCGGCGGAGAAGTTCGGCAATCAGTGCATCGTCGTCGCCATCGATGCGAAGCGCGTCGATGATGAAGGCGATGGGCGCGGCGCGCACTGGGAAATCTTCACGCATGGCGGGCGCAACCGCACCGGCATCGATGCTATCGATTTTGCGAAAGATGTGGTCGCGCTCGGCGCGGGCGAAATTCTGCTGACTTCGATGGACCGCGACGGCACGCGCAGCGGGTTCGACCTGGCCCTCACGCGCGCGATTTCGGATGCCGTGCAGGTGCCGGTGATCGCATCGGGCGGCGTCGGCAATCTTGACCACCTCGTGGAAGGCATCCGCGACGGCGGCGCGACGGCGGTGCTCGCGGCGTCGATCTTCCATTTCGGCGACTACACCATCGGCGAGGCCAAGCGCTACATGGCGGCTGCGGGGCTGCCCGTGCGCCTCGACGCGGCGGCTTGA
- a CDS encoding sensor histidine kinase, with translation MTIMFVMVAEVLIFVPSVATFRKNWLMERVVAAKVAALALEASGGAELPERLRQELLTTAGVHAVSVRRSEVRRLVLGMPDEKPVAEVFDLRDRSIMSLIPDALNALAAPPGRLIRVIAAPDILRAGEEIDVVIDETPLIAAEWRYARNIFWLSIIIAIMTSAAVYLALSKLLVAPMMRITRNMVAYRENPEDTTRIITPSGRDDEVGVAEKELANLQTQLSGLLREKARLANVGLAVSKINHDLRNILASAQLVSDRLATVPDPTVQRFVPRLIRALDRAITLCTNTMKYGRGGETPPNRSRVALAPLVGEVTESLGVEELKGVRLTVDIPPEIELYADRDQIFRVLANLARNALEALREAESAPDDPCVKISAHQEGRRAIIKVSDNGPGVPARAQENLFKAFQSVAKADGNGLGLVISAELVRAHGGDIRLEDATKGASFVVTLPTPTAARKRAFEKVA, from the coding sequence ATGACGATCATGTTCGTCATGGTGGCCGAAGTTCTCATTTTCGTGCCCTCCGTCGCGACTTTCCGCAAAAACTGGCTGATGGAACGTGTCGTCGCCGCGAAGGTCGCCGCGCTCGCGCTTGAGGCATCGGGCGGCGCGGAGCTTCCCGAACGGTTGAGGCAGGAACTGCTGACGACGGCGGGCGTTCATGCGGTTTCGGTGCGGCGGTCGGAAGTGCGCCGTCTCGTTCTCGGCATGCCGGACGAGAAGCCCGTGGCGGAAGTCTTCGATCTCCGTGACAGGAGCATCATGTCGCTGATCCCCGATGCGCTGAACGCCTTGGCGGCGCCGCCGGGCAGGCTGATCCGTGTCATCGCCGCGCCGGACATCCTCCGTGCTGGTGAGGAAATCGATGTCGTCATCGACGAGACGCCGCTCATAGCGGCGGAGTGGCGCTATGCCCGCAACATCTTCTGGCTGTCGATCATCATTGCCATCATGACGTCGGCCGCCGTTTATCTCGCGCTGTCGAAGCTCCTCGTTGCGCCGATGATGCGCATCACGCGCAACATGGTCGCCTATCGCGAAAACCCCGAAGATACGACGCGGATCATAACGCCGAGCGGTCGCGACGACGAAGTGGGCGTCGCCGAGAAGGAACTGGCCAACCTGCAAACCCAGCTTTCCGGGCTGCTCCGCGAAAAGGCGCGGCTGGCGAATGTCGGGCTCGCCGTCTCGAAGATCAACCACGACCTGCGCAATATTCTGGCTAGCGCGCAGCTTGTTTCGGACCGCCTCGCCACGGTGCCCGACCCGACCGTTCAGCGCTTCGTACCGCGCCTCATACGGGCGCTCGACCGCGCGATTACGCTTTGCACCAACACCATGAAATACGGGCGCGGCGGAGAAACGCCTCCGAACCGCAGCCGCGTGGCGCTTGCTCCTCTCGTCGGCGAGGTGACGGAAAGCCTCGGCGTCGAGGAGCTCAAGGGCGTGCGCCTGACCGTTGACATACCGCCGGAGATCGAGCTTTACGCCGACCGCGACCAGATTTTCCGCGTGCTCGCCAATCTCGCGCGAAATGCGCTCGAAGCCTTGCGGGAAGCCGAATCCGCGCCCGACGATCCGTGCGTGAAGATCAGCGCCCACCAGGAAGGCAGGCGCGCGATCATCAAGGTGAGCGACAACGGTCCAGGCGTGCCCGCCAGGGCGCAGGAGAATCTGTTCAAGGCATTCCAGAGCGTGGCCAAGGCCGATGGCAACGGGCTTGGCCTCGTCATCAGCGCCGAACTCGTCCGCGCGCATGGCGGCGACATCCGCCTCGAAGACGCAACAAAGGGTGCGTCGTTCGTGGTGACATTGCCGACGCCCACGGCAGCGAGGAAGCGCGCGTTCGAGAAAGTCGCGTAA
- a CDS encoding heme ABC transporter ATP-binding protein, producing MALALEDVTLKAGRATLLKDVSFAVEPGRLVAVLGPNGAGKSTALSVLAGDLKPQSGRVVIDGRDMATVAKSELARVRAVVGQHAAMSFPLTAYEVVALGAHPFAGPERDDIVEESMAAMDVLHLAGRDYPTLSGGERQRIQIARALVQLRPAAKDGARRYLLMDEPTAHLDLKHKILALECARAFADAGGGVLCILHDLGLAQEFSDEIVLLKAGAVFSDGASGNTLTGETISALFEIPVWRSKSLLATL from the coding sequence ATGGCGCTCGCTCTCGAAGACGTAACATTGAAGGCCGGGCGCGCGACGCTCCTGAAAGACGTGTCGTTCGCCGTGGAGCCCGGGCGGCTGGTGGCTGTCCTCGGGCCGAACGGCGCGGGCAAGTCCACCGCGCTGTCGGTGCTCGCGGGCGACCTGAAGCCTCAAAGCGGGCGCGTCGTGATCGACGGCCGCGATATGGCAACGGTGGCCAAGAGTGAGCTTGCCCGCGTTCGCGCGGTCGTCGGCCAGCATGCCGCGATGAGCTTTCCGCTGACGGCTTACGAGGTGGTGGCGCTCGGTGCTCATCCCTTCGCCGGGCCGGAGCGCGACGACATCGTCGAGGAGTCGATGGCGGCGATGGACGTGCTGCATCTTGCCGGGCGCGATTATCCGACGCTGTCGGGCGGCGAGCGGCAGCGCATCCAGATCGCCCGCGCGCTCGTGCAGCTTCGTCCGGCCGCGAAGGACGGTGCGCGCCGCTACCTCCTGATGGATGAGCCTACCGCGCATCTCGACCTGAAGCACAAGATCCTCGCGCTCGAATGCGCCCGCGCTTTCGCCGATGCGGGCGGCGGCGTGCTGTGCATTCTGCATGACCTCGGTCTTGCGCAGGAGTTTTCCGACGAAATCGTGTTGCTGAAGGCGGGCGCTGTGTTCTCGGACGGCGCTTCGGGCAATACGCTGACGGGCGAGACGATCTCGGCGCTGTTTGAAATTCCAGTCTGGCGGTCGAAGTCGCTGCTTGCGACTCTGTAA
- a CDS encoding phosphatidylserine decarboxylase: protein MAGPNALSQFQAIFSPIHKDGYKFVGGAAAVTLVAFYIWDTLGFICLLATLALAFFFRDPKRVVPDRDGLVVAPSDGTVISVNPMLPPAELNLGAEPMTRVSVFLSLLDVHVARAPVAGTILTDVHTDGIYKNAAAPEAPSENERQSFTIETKTGTKIGVVLVSGYVARRIITNVKVGDAVTAGERIGIIRFGSRTDLYLPAGTVFVSEGQRMIAGETVVAELGLTEPTPRRFARV, encoded by the coding sequence GTGGCTGGACCTAACGCACTCTCTCAGTTTCAGGCGATCTTTTCGCCTATCCATAAAGATGGTTATAAATTCGTAGGCGGCGCGGCGGCGGTAACGCTCGTGGCGTTCTACATCTGGGATACGCTCGGCTTCATCTGCCTTTTGGCAACGCTCGCGCTCGCCTTCTTCTTCCGCGACCCGAAGCGCGTCGTGCCCGACCGTGACGGCCTCGTGGTCGCGCCGTCCGACGGCACGGTGATCAGCGTCAACCCCATGCTACCGCCCGCCGAACTCAACCTCGGCGCGGAGCCGATGACGCGGGTTTCGGTGTTTCTCTCGCTGCTCGACGTGCACGTGGCGCGCGCGCCGGTCGCGGGCACCATCCTGACCGATGTGCATACAGACGGCATCTACAAGAACGCCGCCGCGCCGGAAGCGCCATCGGAGAACGAGCGTCAGTCCTTCACCATCGAGACGAAGACCGGCACCAAGATCGGCGTCGTCCTCGTATCGGGCTACGTGGCGCGTCGTATCATCACGAACGTGAAGGTCGGCGACGCGGTGACGGCGGGCGAGCGCATCGGCATCATCCGGTTCGGCAGCCGCACGGACCTTTACCTTCCGGCGGGGACAGTGTTCGTTTCGGAAGGACAGCGTATGATCGCGGGCGAAACCGTGGTTGCGGAACTCGGCTTGACGGAGCCCACACCGCGCCGTTTCGCGCGCGTTTAA
- a CDS encoding dihydrolipoyl dehydrogenase family protein — protein MPQLLTPDICVIGAGSGGLSAAAIAAAFGVSVVLIERGPMGGECLNTGCVPSKALLAAAKRAHQIRDAEKFGIRVGNPGIDHKAVAEHVAGVVAAIAPNDSVERFNGLGVDVIKASARFVDPDTVEAGDYQIKARRFVIATGSAPLIPPIPVLDRVPFFTNETIFQNTYRLPQLIILGGGPAGLELAQAHKRLGSEVTVVEAGKALSRDDDELRQYLLNRLRDEGIRVQENARVERIEPFGNNIRVVFANLGRTYSIEGTHLLLAVGRAPVVADLNLEAAGIDYSERGIQVTSGLRTSNKRVYAIGDVTGEVNLTHAANYHASIVIKNALFRLPAKADHSTIPWVTFTDPEVAHVGLTEDAARARYGKLAILRWPYAENDRAQAERETGGFVKVIASRRGKILGAGIVGAQAGELIQMWSLAMQKGISLKVMQSIVSPYPTLSEMNKRAALNYFAPSAQNPFLRRIIALLAKFR, from the coding sequence ATGCCTCAGCTTTTGACGCCGGACATCTGCGTGATCGGCGCGGGATCGGGCGGGCTGTCAGCCGCCGCTATCGCCGCCGCCTTCGGTGTCTCCGTGGTGCTGATCGAGCGCGGCCCGATGGGCGGCGAGTGCCTCAACACAGGCTGCGTGCCGTCGAAGGCGCTGCTCGCCGCCGCGAAGCGGGCGCATCAGATCCGCGACGCGGAGAAGTTCGGCATCCGCGTCGGCAATCCAGGCATCGATCACAAGGCCGTCGCGGAGCACGTTGCGGGGGTGGTCGCGGCCATCGCGCCGAACGATTCCGTCGAGCGGTTCAATGGTCTCGGCGTGGATGTCATCAAGGCGAGCGCGCGCTTCGTCGACCCCGACACCGTCGAGGCGGGCGACTACCAGATCAAGGCGCGCCGCTTCGTCATCGCCACCGGCTCCGCGCCGCTGATCCCGCCGATCCCGGTGCTCGACCGCGTCCCCTTCTTTACGAACGAGACGATCTTTCAAAACACGTACCGCCTGCCGCAACTCATTATCCTAGGCGGTGGGCCGGCGGGGCTCGAACTGGCGCAGGCTCACAAGCGGCTCGGCAGTGAGGTGACGGTCGTCGAGGCGGGCAAGGCGCTGTCGCGAGACGACGACGAGTTGCGGCAGTATCTGCTCAATCGGTTGCGCGACGAGGGCATCCGCGTGCAGGAGAACGCGCGCGTCGAGAGAATCGAGCCGTTCGGCAACAACATCCGCGTGGTGTTCGCAAACCTCGGCCGGACCTATTCCATCGAGGGAACGCACCTCCTCCTTGCGGTAGGCCGCGCGCCCGTTGTCGCCGATCTCAATCTCGAAGCGGCGGGGATCGATTACAGCGAGCGCGGCATCCAGGTCACGAGCGGGCTTCGCACCTCGAACAAACGCGTCTACGCCATTGGCGACGTGACGGGCGAGGTCAACCTCACGCACGCCGCCAACTATCATGCGTCCATCGTCATCAAGAACGCGCTGTTCCGGCTTCCGGCGAAGGCCGATCATTCGACCATCCCGTGGGTGACGTTCACCGACCCGGAAGTGGCCCATGTCGGGCTGACCGAAGACGCGGCCCGCGCGCGCTACGGCAAGCTCGCCATCCTGCGCTGGCCCTACGCCGAGAACGACCGTGCTCAGGCCGAGCGCGAAACGGGCGGTTTCGTGAAGGTCATAGCGTCGCGCCGGGGCAAGATCCTCGGCGCGGGGATTGTCGGCGCGCAGGCGGGCGAACTCATCCAGATGTGGAGCCTCGCCATGCAGAAAGGTATTTCCCTCAAGGTGATGCAAAGCATCGTGTCGCCTTATCCGACACTCTCCGAAATGAATAAAAGAGCCGCCCTTAACTACTTCGCGCCAAGCGCGCAGAACCCATTCTTGCGACGCATCATTGCATTGCTTGCGAAATTCCGCTGA
- a CDS encoding 4Fe-4S binding protein: MARVDRWIAAAGEWLARNQRSVMAVQWGIVGIYVLLVVVPAFLPPPARTAHIWTNLTLFAQFAFWGIWWPFVLVSMVMVGRLWCGVLCPEGALSETASRKGRGRSTPGWVKWKMWPFVAFVLTTVYGQMLSVYQYPKPALLILGGSTVAAIGIGYMYGRNKRVWCKYLCPVNGVFGLLSKLSPLHYRIDRDAWDASPKPAVRLNCAPMVPIRTMKGASTCHMCGRCAGFRDSVALSRRTPGSEIVHVAGFQTKPWETWLIVFGLLGVAAGAFHWASSAYFIAGKQAAAEWLVDNGIMWPITGHAPWWVLTNYPDLNDVMSPLDGAMLLTYLAIVALVFGGAIMLFLAAAGRLLARPFDGATMGAIWRQRTHHLAQALIPIAGSIVFLGLFATTASILKADGIRLTFVPTVENIIMALAATWSVALAWRICGLYTGSRGRQVLAAALMLGAIGAGVAAWALPY, translated from the coding sequence ATGGCGCGTGTCGACCGCTGGATCGCGGCGGCGGGCGAATGGCTCGCGCGAAATCAACGCAGCGTGATGGCGGTTCAGTGGGGCATCGTCGGCATCTACGTCCTTCTTGTGGTCGTGCCCGCGTTCCTGCCGCCGCCCGCCCGCACCGCGCATATCTGGACAAACCTCACACTCTTCGCGCAGTTCGCGTTTTGGGGCATCTGGTGGCCCTTCGTGCTCGTCAGCATGGTCATGGTCGGCCGCCTGTGGTGCGGGGTACTTTGCCCGGAAGGCGCGCTTTCGGAGACAGCGAGCCGCAAGGGGCGTGGCCGCTCGACACCCGGTTGGGTCAAATGGAAGATGTGGCCGTTCGTGGCCTTCGTGCTGACGACCGTCTACGGGCAGATGCTCAGCGTCTATCAATATCCGAAGCCAGCGCTCCTCATCCTCGGCGGCTCGACGGTGGCGGCCATCGGCATCGGCTACATGTACGGCCGCAACAAGCGCGTCTGGTGTAAATATCTCTGCCCGGTTAACGGCGTGTTCGGCCTTCTGTCGAAGCTCTCGCCGCTTCATTATCGCATCGACCGCGACGCGTGGGACGCCTCTCCCAAGCCCGCCGTGCGGCTCAACTGCGCGCCCATGGTGCCGATCCGCACGATGAAGGGCGCAAGCACGTGCCATATGTGCGGGCGCTGCGCCGGTTTCCGCGATTCGGTCGCGCTGTCGCGGCGCACGCCGGGTTCCGAGATCGTCCATGTTGCGGGCTTTCAGACCAAGCCGTGGGAAACCTGGCTCATCGTCTTCGGCCTGCTCGGTGTTGCGGCTGGCGCGTTCCACTGGGCTTCGAGCGCGTATTTCATCGCGGGCAAACAAGCTGCCGCCGAATGGCTTGTGGACAACGGCATCATGTGGCCGATCACGGGGCACGCTCCGTGGTGGGTGCTGACGAACTATCCCGACCTCAACGACGTGATGTCGCCGCTCGATGGTGCGATGCTGCTCACCTATCTCGCCATCGTCGCGCTCGTCTTCGGCGGGGCGATCATGCTGTTTCTGGCGGCGGCGGGACGCCTGCTCGCGCGGCCCTTCGACGGCGCGACAATGGGAGCGATCTGGCGGCAGCGAACCCATCACCTTGCGCAGGCGCTGATCCCCATCGCGGGCAGCATCGTGTTCCTCGGCCTGTTCGCGACGACCGCCTCGATCCTGAAAGCGGACGGCATCCGCCTGACCTTCGTTCCGACGGTGGAAAACATCATCATGGCGCTGGCGGCAACGTGGTCCGTGGCGCTGGCGTGGCGCATCTGCGGGCTTTACACGGGGTCGCGGGGGCGGCAGGTGCTCGCGGCGGCGCTGATGCTCGGCGCAATCGGCGCTGGCGTCGCGGCTTGGGCGCTGCCTTACTGA
- a CDS encoding iron transporter: MFVRLVGAAVLSACVITSQAFAKEYPIGEAQEKGGLEVAAVYLQPIEMDPPGMMRAAKESDIHLEADIKAAKGNENGYAEGDWVPALAVKYELTNLDNKTVVSGDMMPMVANDGPHYGDNVKLAGPGKYKLKLDVAPPSADKHSHFGRHVDKETGVAPWFSPFTVEYEFTFAGTGKKGAY; this comes from the coding sequence ATGTTCGTCAGACTAGTTGGAGCTGCGGTGCTGTCCGCTTGCGTTATTACTTCGCAAGCTTTCGCCAAGGAATATCCAATCGGCGAAGCTCAGGAAAAGGGCGGCCTCGAAGTCGCCGCGGTGTACCTTCAGCCCATCGAGATGGACCCGCCCGGCATGATGCGTGCTGCGAAGGAGTCCGATATTCATCTTGAGGCTGACATCAAGGCCGCGAAAGGCAACGAGAACGGCTATGCCGAGGGCGATTGGGTTCCCGCGCTCGCGGTCAAGTACGAGCTCACGAATCTCGACAACAAGACGGTCGTCTCCGGCGACATGATGCCGATGGTGGCGAACGACGGCCCGCATTATGGCGACAACGTCAAGCTTGCTGGCCCCGGCAAGTACAAGCTGAAGCTCGACGTCGCCCCGCCGAGCGCCGACAAGCACTCGCATTTCGGCCGCCATGTCGACAAGGAGACCGGCGTTGCCCCCTGGTTCTCTCCCTTCACGGTCGAATACGAGTTCACCTTCGCAGGCACCGGCAAGAAGGGCGCTTATTAA
- a CDS encoding elongation factor G, protein MGGNGNAGGRSPRCIALVGPQGSGKTSLFEAILARAGATHEGTEARKTVGDTSPEAKNHGMSVESNVASFEYLGDRFTALDFPGSIEFQFDGTAALPACDTAVVVCEADEKKLYALQSVLKSLEAAKIPHFLFINKIDKAGGNIAELLSTMQPASGLPLVLRQVPIQEGGAVSGFVDLALERAFVYRPHAPSELIDIPNDLAQFEAEQRFSMLEKLADYDDALMEQLLSDSVPSRDQIFADLVTEFKRCQICPVFFGSAEAGHGIGRLLKALRHESPFVTETAERLGLGAAKSAAYVVKTIQTSHAGKLSLARVLAGQFSDGGAVYSASGEERISGIFSVSGPDIKKRGPAEAGEVAAFGKLESIHTGEAISGEKGFAAPDPVQQPKPVYALAIAVGDRKDEIKLTSALAKLIDEDPALSLNQDRETGEMVLWGQGEMHLRVALEKLARRFGVKAETRRRQIPYRETIRKSVEVRGRHKKQSGGHGQFGDVVVEIRPQERGEGFAFTEVVTGGAVPRNYFGAVEAGVRDYLSGGPLGFPVVDVAVTLKDGSYHTVDSSDQAFRLAGRLAMVEGMPKCQPVLLEPVAAVSISVPTEATAKVNGMISARRGQILGFDARPGWTGWDTIEAHIPEAEIHDLIIELRSATAGAGHFKAEFDHLIELSGRVADQIVAERAEQRSA, encoded by the coding sequence ATGGGCGGAAATGGAAATGCAGGGGGCAGAAGCCCCCGCTGTATCGCACTCGTTGGACCTCAAGGCAGCGGGAAGACCTCTCTTTTCGAAGCCATACTCGCCCGAGCCGGCGCGACGCACGAGGGCACGGAAGCTCGAAAGACCGTCGGCGACACGTCGCCGGAAGCGAAGAACCACGGCATGAGCGTGGAATCGAACGTCGCGAGCTTCGAATATCTTGGCGACCGTTTCACGGCGCTCGATTTTCCGGGCTCGATCGAATTTCAGTTCGACGGCACGGCGGCGCTGCCCGCCTGCGACACCGCTGTCGTCGTATGCGAGGCGGACGAGAAGAAGCTCTACGCGCTGCAAAGCGTGCTGAAGTCTCTCGAAGCCGCGAAGATCCCCCACTTCCTTTTCATCAACAAGATCGACAAGGCCGGTGGCAACATCGCCGAGTTGCTTTCCACGATGCAGCCCGCGAGTGGCCTTCCGCTTGTGCTGCGCCAGGTTCCCATTCAGGAAGGCGGCGCGGTGAGCGGGTTCGTCGATCTGGCGCTCGAACGCGCGTTCGTCTATCGCCCGCATGCCCCGAGCGAACTGATCGATATTCCGAACGACCTCGCGCAATTCGAGGCCGAACAGCGCTTTTCCATGCTTGAGAAGCTCGCCGATTATGACGACGCCCTCATGGAGCAGCTCTTGAGCGACAGCGTGCCGAGCCGCGATCAGATCTTCGCGGACCTCGTGACCGAGTTCAAGCGCTGCCAGATTTGCCCTGTGTTCTTCGGTTCGGCCGAAGCCGGCCACGGCATCGGCAGGCTTCTTAAGGCTCTGCGGCACGAATCCCCGTTCGTCACCGAAACCGCCGAAAGGCTCGGCCTTGGCGCGGCGAAATCGGCGGCTTACGTCGTGAAGACCATTCAAACCTCGCATGCGGGCAAGCTCTCGCTCGCTCGCGTGCTGGCGGGCCAGTTCTCGGATGGCGGCGCGGTCTACAGCGCGTCCGGCGAGGAGCGCATTTCCGGCATCTTTTCCGTGTCCGGTCCCGACATCAAGAAGCGCGGTCCGGCTGAAGCGGGCGAGGTCGCGGCGTTCGGCAAGCTCGAAAGCATTCACACGGGCGAAGCGATTTCGGGCGAAAAGGGCTTCGCCGCGCCGGACCCGGTGCAGCAGCCGAAGCCGGTCTACGCGCTCGCCATCGCCGTGGGCGACCGCAAGGACGAGATCAAGCTCACCTCCGCGCTCGCCAAGCTGATCGACGAAGATCCGGCGCTATCGCTTAACCAGGATCGCGAGACGGGCGAGATGGTGCTGTGGGGGCAAGGCGAGATGCATCTTCGCGTCGCGCTCGAAAAGCTCGCCCGGCGCTTCGGCGTCAAGGCCGAGACGCGGCGGCGGCAAATCCCCTATCGCGAGACGATCCGCAAAAGCGTCGAGGTGCGCGGCCGCCACAAGAAGCAGAGCGGCGGGCATGGTCAGTTCGGCGACGTTGTCGTGGAAATTCGCCCGCAGGAGCGCGGCGAAGGCTTCGCCTTCACGGAAGTCGTCACGGGCGGCGCCGTGCCACGTAACTATTTCGGGGCCGTGGAAGCCGGGGTGCGCGATTATCTTTCTGGCGGGCCTCTCGGCTTTCCGGTGGTAGACGTGGCCGTGACGCTGAAGGACGGCTCCTATCATACGGTTGACTCCTCGGATCAAGCTTTCCGTCTGGCGGGCCGTCTCGCGATGGTCGAGGGGATGCCGAAATGTCAGCCGGTGCTGCTGGAGCCGGTCGCGGCCGTCAGCATATCCGTGCCGACCGAGGCGACGGCGAAGGTCAACGGCATGATCTCGGCGCGGCGCGGGCAAATCCTAGGCTTTGACGCACGCCCCGGCTGGACCGGCTGGGATACCATCGAGGCGCACATTCCCGAGGCCGAAATCCACGACCTCATTATTGAGCTGCGGTCTGCTACGGCGGGCGCGGGGCACTTCAAGGCCGAGTTCGACCATCTCATCGAGCTGTCGGGCCGCGTCGCGGATCAGATCGTGGCGGAGCGCGCCGAGCAACGGAGCGCGTAG
- a CDS encoding Do family serine endopeptidase, producing the protein MHYSAAVRTSLVLAVLLALPAAVFAQAVKKAPDTREQVVFSYAPVVKTAAPAVVNVYVRQRVRRDSAFNNPIFEEFFGHGFGRSERAQNSLGSGVIVTPNGVVVTNNHVVQGDAGTEIKIALADAREFDAKVLLKDERTDLAVLQIKGSELEFPYVNLADADQLEVGDMVLAIGNPFGVGQTVTSGIVSALARTRVGISDYQFFIQTDAAINPGNSGGALVDMQGRLVGINTAIFSKSGGSQGIGFAIPSNMVRLVVESALQGGSGVRRPWLGANITELTPQIADAVGLDRTTGVLVASVTEGGPAANAGIRPGDIVLAVDGKSVSDANAFQYRFTTKGTSGEVSLDVLRTGTRRKVSIPLMVAPETTPRDLRDINGNNPFGGAKVANLSPAVAEELSINETSGVVVVETEAYSVARRLGIKAGDVVAEINGEKIETTRGLEKIVGKGARVWRLNIRRGGQSIRTVIAG; encoded by the coding sequence ATGCATTATTCGGCTGCCGTTAGAACGAGTCTCGTGCTTGCGGTCCTTCTCGCGCTTCCCGCCGCCGTTTTCGCGCAGGCGGTGAAAAAAGCGCCCGACACACGCGAGCAGGTCGTCTTCTCCTATGCACCGGTGGTCAAGACAGCGGCGCCCGCCGTGGTCAACGTCTACGTCCGCCAGCGCGTGCGCCGCGACAGCGCCTTCAACAATCCGATTTTCGAGGAATTTTTCGGCCACGGCTTCGGCCGCAGCGAGAGGGCGCAGAATTCGCTCGGCTCGGGCGTGATCGTGACGCCGAACGGCGTGGTCGTCACGAACAACCATGTGGTGCAGGGCGACGCGGGCACGGAGATCAAGATTGCGCTCGCCGATGCCCGTGAGTTCGACGCGAAGGTTCTGCTCAAGGACGAGCGCACCGATCTCGCCGTTTTGCAGATCAAGGGTTCGGAGCTCGAGTTTCCGTATGTGAACCTCGCCGACGCCGATCAGCTTGAAGTGGGTGACATGGTGCTCGCCATCGGCAACCCCTTCGGCGTCGGCCAGACGGTGACGAGCGGCATCGTATCGGCGCTGGCGCGGACGCGCGTCGGCATCTCGGACTACCAGTTTTTCATCCAGACCGACGCAGCCATCAATCCAGGCAATTCGGGCGGCGCGCTGGTGGACATGCAGGGGCGGCTCGTCGGCATCAACACCGCGATCTTCTCCAAGAGCGGCGGCAGTCAGGGTATCGGCTTCGCGATCCCGTCGAACATGGTTCGACTCGTGGTGGAGTCCGCGTTGCAGGGCGGCTCCGGCGTGCGGCGGCCCTGGCTCGGCGCGAACATCACGGAGCTGACGCCGCAGATCGCCGACGCGGTTGGCCTCGACCGCACGACGGGCGTGCTCGTCGCCTCGGTGACGGAGGGCGGCCCGGCGGCGAACGCGGGCATCCGGCCGGGCGACATCGTGCTCGCGGTGGATGGCAAGAGCGTCTCCGACGCCAACGCGTTCCAGTATCGCTTCACGACCAAGGGCACGTCCGGCGAAGTGAGCCTCGACGTGCTGCGCACCGGCACGCGCCGCAAGGTCTCCATTCCGCTCATGGTCGCGCCCGAAACGACGCCCCGCGATTTGCGCGACATCAACGGCAATAATCCGTTCGGCGGCGCGAAAGTGGCGAACCTGTCGCCCGCCGTCGCGGAAGAACTGTCGATCAACGAGACGAGCGGCGTCGTGGTTGTCGAGACGGAGGCCTATTCGGTCGCGCGCCGCCTTGGCATCAAGGCGGGCGATGTCGTCGCCGAAATCAACGGTGAGAAGATCGAGACCACGCGCGGGCTTGAAAAGATCGTCGGCAAGGGCGCGCGCGTGTGGCGGCTGAACATCAGGCGCGGCGGCCAGTCGATTCGCACCGTCATCGCAGGATAA